A region of Saccharomyces kudriavzevii IFO 1802 strain IFO1802 genome assembly, chromosome: 14 DNA encodes the following proteins:
- the IDP3 gene encoding isocitrate dehydrogenase (NADP(+)) IDP3 (similar to Saccharomyces cerevisiae IDP2 (YLR174W) and IDP3 (YNL009W); ancestral locus Anc_1.396) — MNKIKVVNPIVEMDGDEQTRVIWKLIKEKLILPYLDVDLKYYDLSIQERDRTNDQVTRDSAYATLKYGVAVKCATITPDESRMKEFHLKKMWKSPNGTIRNILGGTVFREPIIIPKIPRLVSHWEKPIIIGRHAFGDQYRATDIKIKKAGKLRLQFNSDDGKENINIKVYEFPERGGVAMAMFNTNDSIEGFAKASFELALKRRLPLFFTTKNTILKSYDNQFKEIFDKLFDAEYKEKFQALGITYEHRLIDDMVAQMLKSRGGFIVAMKNYDGDVQSDIVAQGFGSLGLMTSLLITPDAKTFESEAAHGTVTRHFRQHQRGEETSTNSIASIFAWTRAIIQRGKMDGTGDVVKFGTLLEKATLDAVQKDGKMTKDLALMLGKTNRSSYLTTEEFIDAVSKRLESTIHNINEGKKSMCKL; from the coding sequence atgaataaaataaaagttGTCAATCCCATCGTGGAGATGGACGGTGATGAACAAACAAGAGTTATTTGGAAGcttatcaaagaaaagttgaTATTGCCATATCTAGACGTGGATCTAAAATACTACGATCTTTCTATCCAGGAGCGTGACAGGACTAATGATCAGGTTACAAGGGATTCAGCTTATGCGACCTTAAAATATGGTGTAGCCGTCAAATGTGCTACTATAACTCCGGATGAGTCCAGAATGAAGGaatttcatttgaagaaaatgtggAAATCTCCGAACGGAACAATTAGAAACATCTTAGGTGGAACAGTCTTCAGAGAACCTATCATTATCCCCAAAATACCTCGTCTGGTTTCCCACTGGGAGAAACCAATAATAATAGGTCGCCATGCTTTTGGTGACCAGTATAGAGCTACTGacatcaaaataaaaaaggcaGGTAAATTGAGATTGCAGTTCAACTCAGATGATGGTAAAGAGAACATCAATATAAAAGTTTATGAATTCCCTGAAAGAGGCGGAGTTGCAATGGCAATGTTCAACACAAACGATTCCATTGAAGGGTTTGCGAAGGCATCCTTCGAATTAGCTCTCAAGAGAAGGCTACCCTTATTCTTTACGACCAAAAACACCATTTTAAAAAGCTATGACAATcaatttaaagaaattttcgATAAGTTGTTTGACGCAGAatataaggaaaaatttcaggCTTTAGGCATAACATATGAGCATCGCTTAATTGATGATATGGTGGCACAGATGTTAAAATCCAGGGGCGGTTTCATTGTCGCCATGAAGAATTATGATGGAGATGTTCAATCCGATATTGTAGCACAAGGATTCGGCTCTCTTGGTTTAATGACGTCCCTCTTGATCACTCCAGATGCTAAAACATTCGAAAGTGAGGCTGCCCACGGTACGGTGACACGCCATTTTAGACAGCATCAAAGAGGTGAAGAGACATCAACAAACTCAATAGCATCAATATTTGCCTGGACGAGGGCCATCATACAAAGAGGCAAAATGGACGGTACAGGCGATGTCGTGAAATTTGGAACCTTATTGGAGAAGGCTACTTTAGATGCAGTACAGAAGGACGGGAAAATGACGAAAGATTTGGCTTTGATGCTCGGAAAGACCAATAGATCATCATATTTAACCACAGAAGAATTTATTGACGCAGTATCCAAAAGGCTCGAAAGCACGATCCATAACATTAAtgaaggcaaaaaaagcatGTGCAAACTGTAA
- the ASI3 gene encoding putative ubiquitin-protein ligase ASI3 (similar to Saccharomyces cerevisiae ASI1 (YMR119W) and ASI3 (YNL008C); ancestral locus Anc_2.419) → MLPTNIIQKVKRLLYHGDVFGAFHNSTGNISTVEHIIQEPEGLQSLNYTTVSSFNSFEKMLQKGDFTTLELISAGIKMFFSYSVSKYAVLCYSTAIILNRLSVMSSLRSNSTSIRLPPWSKTLLHLIAILSLINALSQILGQFGYIHQLRTDDGDVYALNIYFFTALSDCVEVFISSTTNALLLKCADFSLWGLSLNLFIISKLSAGQKHIGDNVELLGTVSHRLLIHLVELLHMRSYRLFADSALNVGFFITFIARTYLSGFDFINICLIHNYFPNFFYIFVILLASIGISLKALFTGNLFRLIHSRSIWALEKWWRSSDYSGEEEFNEVALSLCLLLTSRDHNLSKRSDTEKTTDKVSALSNSYMVSGHLNQLQSTPEDLLPHKEITTGSHLPGFINTYLGLFELVKAILLKYFRLLRNHLWNKNLETNIDHKPEVKKSSRIDLNRYVTEKNYKKFFYKPDIKECDPEIDLRYGELLLPEDDSSRDYVPPKHIKDSALDEGFDDDGDSRLVIEEEKELTHLSSNIVDFDNLKEIAWNVSMWSILKYKMDEHNEIKGPLTRSQYGKKNSEGVLVDVVIERLLHHKSATHVHKRLDMRDEEPGFKFDYPLDGCDEMDNIDLSCIICKVNKRNIVTWPCRCLALCDECRISLGYKGFGTCVSCDNEVRAYSKLNIV, encoded by the coding sequence ATGTTGCCTACAAATATTATACAGAAGGTCAAGCGATTATTGTATCACGGAGATGTATTTGGCGCCTTTCATAATAGTACGGGAAATATCAGCACCGTAGAGCATATCATTCAAGAACCAGAGGGTCTGCAAAGTCTAAACTATACGACGGTCTCCAGTTTTAACtcttttgagaaaatgTTGCAGAAAGGTGATTTCACTACTTTGGAACTAATTAGTGCAGGCatcaaaatgtttttttcgtATTCAGTAAGTAAATATGCTGTTCTATGTTATAGTACCGCCATCATATTGAATAGATTATCTGTAATGTCTTCTCTGAGATCAAATTCAACAAGCATTCGTTTACCACCTTGGTCAAAAACCTTGCTTCATTTAATAGCTATTCTGTCACTGATTAACGCCCTTTCACAAATTCTGGGTCAGTTCGGTTACATACATCAATTGCGCACAGATGATGGGGATGTCTATGCCCTGAacatttatttcttcacaGCTTTGTCTGATTGTGTTGAggtttttatttcttcaacgaCAAATGCCTTACTATTAAAGTGCGCCGACTTTTCTTTATGGGGCTTGTCATTGAatctcttcatcatatcCAAGCTATCTGCAGGGCAGAAACATATAGGCGATAACGTTGAACTTCTGGGAACAGTCTCTCACAGACTATTAATCCATTTAGTAGAACTGCTTCATATGAGATCTTATAGGCTATTTGCAGATTCTGCATTAAACGTCGGCTTTTTCATAACCTTCATCGCTAGAACTTATTTGAGCggatttgattttatcaACATCTGTCTCATCCACAATTACTTCcctaattttttttatattttcgtTATCCTATTGGCATCTATAGGCATTTCCTTGAAGGCTCTTTTCACCGGCAATCTCTTCCGATTAATACATTCGAGGTCTATATGGGCTTTAGAAAAGTGGTGGAGATCAAGTGATTACAGTGGAGAAGAGGAATTCAATGAAGTAGCTCTTTCATTGTGTCTACTTTTGACATCAAGGGACCACAACTTGTCTAAAAGATCAGATACCGAAAAAACCACTGATAAAGTTTCCGCGCTGAGTAATAGTTATATGGTCAGCGGGCATTTGAACCAACTTCAGTCGACACCAGAGGATTTACTACCTCATAAGGAAATTACCACCGGTTCTCACTTACCGGGCTTCATTAACACGTATCTGGGTTTGTTCGAATTAGTAAAAGCCATACTTTTGAAGTACTTTCGACTCTTGAGAAATCATCTTTGGAATAAAAATCTGGAAACGAATATAGATCATAAGCCAGAAGTGAAAAAGTCTAGCAGGATAGATTTAAACAGATATGTTACGGAAAAGAACTAtaaaaagtttttttataaacCGGATATCAAAGAATGCGATCCCGAAATTGATCTCAGATACGGGGAGCTATTACTTCCTGAAGATGACTCGTCAAGAGACTATGTTCCTCCTAAACATATCAAAGATAGTGCTCTAGATGAAGGGTTTGACGATGACGGTGACAGCCGACTAGTtatagaagaagaaaaagagttGACACATTTGTCAAGCAATATTGTTGATTTCGATAATTTGAAGGAAATAGCTTGGAATGTTTCTATGTGGTCCATTTTAAAGTACAAAATGGATGAGCATAACGAAATCAAGGGGCCGTTAACCAGATCACAGTACggtaagaaaaattcagaaGGTGTACTAGTTGATGTGGTCATTGAACGTCTCTTACATCATAAGAGTGCTACGCATGTACACAAACGTTTAGATATGAGGGATGAAGAACCAGGTTTCAAGTTCGATTATCCGCTTGATGGTTGCGATGAAATGGATAATATTGATCTTTCTTGCATAATCTGCAAAGTCAACAAGAGAAATATTGTAACTTGGCCTTGTCGGTGCCTCGCTTTATGTGATGAGTGCAGGATATCGCTCGGTTATAAAGGGTTTGGTACATGTGTCAGCTGTGATAATGAAGTAAGGGCTTATAGTAAGCTGAATATTGTTTAG
- the SIS1 gene encoding type II HSP40 co-chaperone SIS1 (similar to Saccharomyces cerevisiae SIS1 (YNL007C); ancestral locus Anc_1.398), with amino-acid sequence MVKETKLYDLLGVSPTANEQELKKGYRKAALKYHPDKPTGDTEKFKEISEAFEILNDAQKREIYDQYGLEAARSGGPSFGPGGPGGAGGAGGFPGGAGGAGGFSGGHAFSNEDAFNIFSQFFGGSSPFGGGDDSGFSFSSGGGANMGGMPGGMGGMPGGMHGGMGGMPGGMHGGMPGGMPGGFRSASSSPTYAEEETVQVNLPVSLEDLFVGKKKSFKIGRKGPHGAAEKTQIDIQLKPGWKAGTKITYKNQGDFNSQTGRRKTLQFVIQEKGHPNFKRDGDDLIYTLPLSFKESLLGFSKTIQTIDGRTLPLSRVQPVQPSQTSTYPGQGMPTPKNPSQRGNLIVKYKVDYPISLNEAQKRAIDENF; translated from the coding sequence ATGGTCAAGGAGACAAAACTTTACGATTTACTTGGAGTATCTCCAACTGCTAATGAGCaagaattaaaaaaaggttATAGAAAAGCAGCTCTAAAATATCATCCAGATAAACCAACAGGTGATACtgaaaagttcaaagaGATATCAGAAGCCTtcgaaattttgaatgacGCCCAAAAGAGGGAAATATATGACCAATATGGTCTTGAAGCTGCCAGATCAGGTGGCCCAAGTTTCGGTCCAGGTGGTCCCGGCGGCGCTGGAGGAGCTGGCGGGTTCCCTGGTGGAGCTGGCGGAGCTGGCGGATTCTCCGGCGGTCATGCATTTAGCAATGAAGACGCtttcaacattttttcacaATTTTTTGGCGGCAGCTCCCCATTCGGTGGTGGTGATGACAGTGGATTCAGTTTCTCATCTGGAGGTGGAGCTAATATGGGAGGTATGCCGGGTGGTATGGGAGGTATGCCTGGCGGTATGCACGGTGGCATGGGAGGTATGCCTGGAGGTATGCATGGCGGTATGCCTGGAGGTATGCCTGGTGGATTTAGATCAGCATCAAGCTCTCCCACATATGCAGAGGAAGAAACAGTTCAAGTTAATTTGCCAGTTAGTCTCGAAGACTTGTTCGTCggtaaaaagaaatcgtttaaaattggaagaaaggGTCCACACGGGGCTGCTGAAAAGACACAGATCGATATTCAATTAAAACCAGGCTGGAAAGCAGGTACTAAAATAACATACAAGAATCAAGGTGATTTTAATTCGCAGACAGGTCGTAGAAAAACCTTACAGTTTGTCATTCAAGAGAAGGGTCATCCAAACTTTAAAAGGGACGGTGATGACCTGATTTACACTTTGCCGCTATCGTTCAAGGAATCATTACTCGGTTTTTCGAAAACTATTCAAACAATCGATGGTAGAACATTACCTTTGTCAAGAGTGCAACCTGTTCAACCTTCACAGACTTCTACATATCCTGGGCAAGGTATGCCAACCCCAAAGAACCCATCTCAAAGAGGTAATTTGATTGTAAAATATAAAGTAGACTACCCGATATCATTAAATGAGGCTCAAAAACGTGCTATAGATGAGAATTTCTAA
- the LST8 gene encoding TOR complex subunit LST8 (similar to Saccharomyces cerevisiae LST8 (YNL006W); ancestral locus Anc_1.399) — MSVILVSAGYDHTIRFWEALTGVCSRTIQHSDSQVNRLEITNDKKLLATAGHQNVRLYDIRTTNPNPVASFEGHRGNVTSVSFQQDNRWMVTSSEDGTIKVWDVRSPSIPRNYKHNAPVNEVVIHPNQGELISCDRDGNIRIWDLGENQCTHQLTPEDDTSLQSLSMASDGSMLAAANSKGNCYVWEMPNRTDASHLKPVTKFRAHSTYITRILLSSDVKHLATCSADHTARVWSIDDDFKLETTLDGHQRWVWDCAFSADSAYLVTASSDHYVRLWDLSTREIVRQYGGHHKGAVCVALNDV, encoded by the coding sequence ATGTCCGTTATCTTAGTGTCTGCTGGTTACGACCATACGATAAGATTTTGGGAAGCTCTTACCGGGGTTTGTTCAAGGACAATTCAGCATTCCGACTCGCAGGTCAATCGGCTAGAAATTACCAACGATAAAAAGCTTCTAGCCACAGCAGGTCATCAGAACGTACGGCTTTATGATATTCGGACGACAAATCCCAATCCCGTAGCATCTTTTGAAGGTCATCGAGGGAACGTTACCTCCGTGTCTTTTCAACAGGACAATAGATGGATGGTGACATCTAGTGAAGATGGGACAATCAAGGTGTGGGACGTGCGTTCTCCATCCATTCCCAGAAATTATAAACATAACGCGCCGGTAAATGAGGTGGTGATACATCCTAACCAAGGCGAGTTAATATCTTGCGATAGAGATGGTAATATAAGGATTTGGGACTTGGGGGAAAATCAGTGCACCCATCAATTGACGCCCGAGGACGACACTTCCCTTCAGTCTCTATCAATGGCAAGCGATGGCTCGATGCTGGCCGCAGCAAACAGTAAAGGTAATTGCTACGTATGGGAAATGCCAAATCGTACTGATGCATCTCACCTCAAGCCGGTGACTAAATTTAGGGCACATTCTACCTACATAACTAGaattttattatcatcCGATGTGAAACATTTGGCGACGTGTTCAGCGGATCACACGGCTCGTGTGTGGTccattgatgatgattttaaATTAGAAACGACATTAGATGGCCATCAAAGATGGGTTTGGGATTGCGCATTCAGTGCTGACAGTGCGTATTTAGTAACGGCATCTTCTGATCATTATGTTAGGTTATGGGATTTATCAACAAGAGAAATTGTCAGACAGTATGGTGGACACCACAAGGGGGCCGTGTGTGTAGCATTGAACGACGTATAG
- the MRP7 gene encoding mitochondrial 54S ribosomal protein bL27m (similar to Saccharomyces cerevisiae MRP7 (YNL005C); ancestral locus Anc_1.410) — MWNFALLDTCGISYQKNVSGIFIQVRNATKRAAGSRTSMKDSAGRRLGPKRYEGQDVSTGEIIMRQRGTKFYPGENVGIGKDHTIFALEPGVVRYYLDPFHPKRKFIGVALSRDLKLPSPHFEPTSRRFGHFELTNRRAASKEEKSISRSDYLAKPDIIKRLEGREFKRRELQKKLSKVLLEELKLDIKDMDLATSYLTRVRASLKNGFPFEDAKFNSKYYLKTEERLKAKRENWTNEKLTESLSEIEKCSDLLDSSTSFNNKLELGKYVSEQEKQALKMKLIEDLEKYQRLETKKDRDAIKALFKDACDVLTLSEEVHLRRKYLKPVFPETDSTIDSKIGKKSIVFRRFDYIKNKVQVVARSKQAFLSKL; from the coding sequence ATGTGGAATTTTGCGTTGCTAGATACATGCGGTATttcatatcaaaaaaatgtgtcCGGTATATTCATCCAGGTGCGTAATGCCACTAAAAGAGCTGCCGGTTCGAGAACAAGCATGAAAGACTCTGCAGGTAGAAGACTAGGCCCGAAGAGGTATGAAGGCCAAGACGTTTCTACTGGTGAAATAATTATGAGACAGAGAGGAACGAAGTTCTATCCGGGGGAAAATGTTGGCATAGGGAAGGATCATACCATATTCGCCTTGGAACCTGGTGTTGTTCGTTACTATCTTGATCCCTTTCAtccaaagagaaaatttattgGTGTAGCTTTAAGTCGCGATTTAAAATTGCCATCTCCTCATTTTGAGCCAACCTCGAGGAGATTTGGCCATTTTGAACTAACTAATAGAAGGGCAGCTTCCAAGGAAGAGAAATCTATATCTAGAAGTGATTACTTGGCGAAACCTGATATTATAAAACGCTTGGAAGGTAGAGagttcaaaagaagagaactACAGAAGAAACTGAGTAAAGTTCTTCTGGAAGAACTTAAGCTGGATATAAAGGATATGGATTTAGCAACATCATATTTAACTCGCGTAAGGGcttctttgaagaatggaTTCCCTTTTGAAGATGCAAAGTTTAACAGCAAATactatttgaaaacagaaGAGCGTTTAAAAGCAAAGAGAGAGAATTGGACAAACGAGAAGTTGACAGAAAGTCTGTCCGAGATTGAAAAGTGTAGCGACCTTTTGGATTCGTCAACTTCTTTCAATAATAAGCTAGAATTAGGCAAGTATGTCTCTGAACAAGAGAAACAAgctttgaagatgaaactAATAGAGGATCTAGAAAAATACCAACGCCTGGAAACCAAGAAAGATAGAGATGCCATCAAGGCACTTTTCAAGGACGCTTGTGATGTCCTGACTTTATCTGAAGAGGTACATTTGCGTAGAAAATATTTAAAGCCGGTCTTCCCTGAGACAGATAGCACCATTGACTCTAAAATTGGAAAGAAGTCAATTGTGTTTAGACGTTTTGACtatatcaagaataaagttCAAGTTGTTGCTAGAAGCAAACAAGCCTTCTTGAGCAAGCtttga
- the HRB1 gene encoding mRNA-binding protein (similar to Saccharomyces cerevisiae GBP2 (YCL011C) and HRB1 (YNL004W); ancestral locus Anc_1.408): MSDQQRGLENNNRSRSRSRSPVRRQMGDDRDYERDNRSSRGSGNYNNRHKFTDKYRGNRDKGEYRGGRERPGNRERERFNKREAPRSRDRYDDRYRGRDESGRYGERRDDYPRSFKARHNPRDDNRRGGFTGIGVRGDYGPLLARELDSTYQEKVNRNYSNSIFVGNLTYDSTPEDLTEFFSQIGKVVRADIITSRGHHRGMGTVEFTNADDVDRAIRQYDGAFFMDRKIFVRQDNPPPSSNTRERKGLDRGESNQNRKAHEIIIKNLPSSINWQALKDMFKECGNVAHADVELDGDGTSTGSGTVSFYDIKDLHRAIEEYDGYEIEGNVLDVKSKESVHDNGNEDDIDIPMEGSHINEEARKFTENVVGGGERNSLIYCSNLPFSTAKSDLYDLFETIGKVNHAELRYDSKGAPTGIAVVEYDNVEDGDVCIERLNNYNYGGCDLDISYAKRL, encoded by the exons ATGTCTGACCAACAAAGAGGTTTAGAAAAC AATAATCGAAGTAGATCGAGATCGAGATCACCCGTTCGTCGCCAGATGGGTGATGATCGTGATTATGAAAGAGATAACCGCTCGTCCCGCGGATCAGGTAATTACAATAATAGACATAAGTTCACGGATAAGTACAGAGGAAACAGAGATAAAGGTGAATATAGAGGAGGTAGAGAGAGGCCCGGCAAcagagaaagagaaagattcaataaaagagaagCTCCTAGATCTAGAGACCGGTACGACGATAGATACAGAGGGAGAGATGAAAGTGGTCGTTATGGGGAGAGACGTGATGATTATCCTAGAAGCTTTAAGGCCAGACACAATCCGCGCGATGACAATAGGAGAGGTGGATTTACTGGCATTGGAGTAAGAGGAGATTATGGTCCTTTGTTAGCACGTGAATTGGATAGTacatatcaagaaaaggttAATAGGAATTATTCCAACAGTATATTCGTGGGTAATTTGACTTACGACAGCACCCCTGAAGACTTGactgaatttttttcacagaTAGGCAAAGTGGTCCGCGCGGATATAATTACTTCAAGAGGACACCATAGAGGTATGGGCACAGTAGAGTTCACTAATGCAGATGATGTTGACAGAGCCATCCGCCAGTACGATGGGGCGTTCTTCATGGATCGTAAAATATTTGTGAGACAAGATAATCCGCCACCTTCAAGTAATACTagagaaagaaagggaCTTGATAGAGGGGAGTCTAATCAAAACCGAAAAGCTCACGAAATCATTATTAAAAATCTACCTTCTTCTATTAATTGGCAGGCCTTGAAGGATATGTTCAAGGAATGTGGAAATGTTGCGCATGCTGACGTGGAACTGGACGGCGATGGAACTTCTACTGGCTCTGGGACAGTGTCCTTCTATGATATCAAAGATCTGCATAGGGCGATTGAGGAATACGACGGCTATGAAATAGAGGGTAATGTCCTAGATGTCAAGTCTAAGGAAAGTGTACATGATAACGGTAATGAGGACGATATTGATATTCCCATGGAAGGTTCTCACATCAATGAAGAGGCCCGTAAATTTACTGAAAATGTCGTTGGGGGAGGTGAAAGAAATAGTCTGATATACTGCAGTAATTTGCCATTCTCAACTGCAAAGAGCGATCTTTATGACCTTTTTGAGACCATTGGAAAGGTCAACCATGCTGAATTAAGGTATGACTCAAAAGGAGCGCCAACTGGAATAGCTGTCGTTGAATACGATAACGTCGAAGATGGAGACGTCTGTATTGAAAGGCTAAATAACTATAACTATGGTGGTTGTGATCTAGATATATCTTACGCTAAACGCCTTTAA
- the PET8 gene encoding Pet8p (similar to Saccharomyces cerevisiae PET8 (YNL003C); ancestral locus Anc_1.404): MNTFFLSLLSGAAAGTSTDLVFFPIDTIKTRLQAKGGFFANGGYKGIYRGLGSAVVASAPGASLFFISYDYMKVKSRPYISKLYSPGSEQFVDTTTHMLSSSIGEICACLVRVPAEVVKQRTQVHSTNSSWQTLQSILRNGNKEGLRKNLYRGWSTTIMREIPFTCIQFPLYEYLKKTWAKANEQTQVEPWKGAICGSIAGGIAAATTTPLDFLKTRLMLNKKSTSLGNVIVKIYREEGAAVFFSGVGPRTMWISAGGAIFLGMYETVHSLLSNNLSTSGKKGT, translated from the coding sequence atgaatactttctttttatccTTGCTTAGTGGCGCTGCAGCTGGCACATCCACAGACTTGGTTTTCTTCCCTATAGATACAATTAAAACTAGACTTCAAGCTAAGGGTGGGTTTTTTGCTAATGGAGGGTACAAAGGCATATATCGTGGCTTAGGAAGTGCTGTTGTAGCATCAGCGCCAGGAgcttcccttttttttatcagcTATGATTATATGAAAGTGAAATCAAGGCCATATATCAGCAAATTATACTCACCAGGATCTGAGCAATTCGTTGATACAACAACACACATGCTTTCCTCTTCTATTGGTGAAATTTGTGCATGTCTTGTTCGTGTTCCTGCAGAAGTTGTTAAGCAAAGGACCCAGGTACATTCCACGAATTCTTCCTGGCAGACATTGCAGTCAATTCTACGAAACGGCAACAAGGAAGGTTTGAGGAAAAATCTCTACCGAGGGTGGTCTACCACTATTATGAGGGAGATACCATTTACCTGTATACAATTTCCTTTGTACgagtatttgaaaaagactTGGGCTAAAGCGAATGAACAAACCCAAGTGGAGCCATGGAAAGGGGCTATTTGCGGTTCAATCGCGGGCGGAAttgcagcagcaacaacaacgcCACTGGATTTCCTGAAAACCAGGCTTATGcttaacaaaaaaagcacTTCACTTGGAAACGTAATCGTTAAGATTTATAGAGAAGAAGGCGCCGCTGTGTTTTTTAGTGGAGTGGGACCTCGAACAATGTGGATCAGTGCCGGCGGTGctattttcttgggaaTGTATGAAACTGTTCACTCTCTGCTGTCAAACAATTTATCGACAAGTGGAAAAAAGGGaacttga
- the RLP7 gene encoding Rlp7p (similar to Saccharomyces cerevisiae RLP7 (YNL002C); ancestral locus Anc_1.401), producing the protein MSSAQETKMQNLNSNPEILLRKRRNADRTRIDRQELAKKKKEEQIKKKRSNKNKFVRAESIVAKTLATSREKERIKRVSILEDKKAKNVTQHIASGKDFILRITEKPKNVDEKSVDLEEDDDEEDDGLIREKTTYGGEPALLFVVRVRGPLAVNIPNKAFKILSLLRLVETNTGVFIKLTKHVYPLLKVIAPYVVIGKPSLSSIRSLIQKRGKIMYKAENDSESHEIVLNDNNIVEEQLGDHGIICVEDIIHEIATLGESFSVCNFFLQPFKLNREVSGFGSLNRLRKIKQQEAESRTRQFSNAATAPIIEVDIDSLLVKLN; encoded by the coding sequence ATGTCTTCAGCCCAAGAGACCAAAATGCAAAATCTTAACTCTAATCCCGAGATCCTTTTAAGGAAGAGAAGGAATGCCGATAGAACTAGAATCGACAGACAAGAACtggcaaagaagaagaaggaagagCAAattaagaagaagagaagtaATAAAAACAAGTTTGTCAGAGCTGAAAGTATAGTCGCGAAGACCCTGGCCACTTCTAGAGAAAAGGAGAGGATCAAAAGAGTTTCTATATTAGAAGACAAGAAAGCTAAGAATGTTACACAGCATATTGCTTCCGGTAAAGATTTTATTCTGAGAATAACCGAAAAACCCAAAAATGTTGATGAGAAATCTGTTGATTTGGAGgaagacgatgatgaagaagacgatgGTTTGATCAGAGAAAAGACTACTTACGGCGGTGAACCTGCTTTACTCTTCGTTGTTAGAGTGAGAGGTCCGCTTGCTGTAAATATCCCAAATAAAGcattcaagattttatctTTGCTAAGACTGGTAGAAACTAACACCGgtgttttcatcaaattgaCCAAACATGTATATCCGTTGCTCAAAGTTATTGCACCATACGTAGTAATTGGAAAACCTTCTTTATCTTCTATTCGTTCTTTGATTCAAAAGAGAGGTAAAATAATGTATAAGGCTGAGAATGATTCAGAATCTCATGAAATAGTTCTTAATGACAATAACATCGTTGAAGAACAGTTAGGAGACCATGGAATCATCTGTGTTGAAGATATTATTCATGAAATAGCAACTTTGGGTGAGTCTTTCTCTGTTTGTAACTTTTTCTTACAGCCATTTAAGTTGAATAGAGAAGTATCTGGGTTCGGCTCTTTGAATAGGctgagaaaaataaaacagcaGGAGGCTGAATCAAGAACCCgtcaattttcaaatgcGGCTACTGCACCAATTATTGAAGTTGACATTGACTCGTTATTAGTTAAGTTAAATTAA